One region of Ornithinibacter aureus genomic DNA includes:
- a CDS encoding aromatic ring-opening dioxygenase LigA: MSSTTSQTEAVATQRGGFVKLSGIIIAVIGAIMFVGGASTWVLVQNQLSAENIVVAEDASFLAGDNVNGPFSAYAQAQIINEHALDASGGKTYAELDREDPVRAVVMNGSFLRASLFTSVLAFGVSAMAMGLGLVQVLGGVALHKLGRHEDL, from the coding sequence ATGAGCAGCACAACCAGTCAGACCGAAGCGGTTGCCACGCAGCGTGGCGGATTCGTCAAGCTCTCCGGCATCATCATCGCGGTCATCGGCGCGATCATGTTCGTCGGCGGCGCGAGCACCTGGGTGCTCGTCCAGAACCAGCTCTCCGCGGAGAACATCGTCGTCGCCGAGGACGCCTCGTTCCTCGCCGGCGACAACGTCAACGGCCCCTTCAGCGCCTACGCCCAGGCCCAGATCATCAACGAGCACGCCCTTGACGCCTCCGGTGGCAAGACCTACGCCGAGCTCGACCGTGAAGACCCGGTGCGCGCCGTGGTCATGAACGGCTCGTTCCTTCGCGCCTCGCTCTTCACCAGCGTCCTGGCCTTCGGTGTCAGCGCGATGGCCATGGGTCTCGGCCTGGTCCAGGTGCTCGGCGGCGTGGCCCTGCACAAGCTCGGCCGCCACGAAGACCTCTGA
- a CDS encoding phage/plasmid primase, P4 family — translation MSADMHKAIATEFAGWPLIEIYSAGPDGTCHCPDGATCTRGAGKHPKGYWKDAAPLTEHGRTPRGLGVRTGAEAGFWVLDVDEAGVEPMKALIAEHGGFPATRKHQTGGGTWHYFFTMPDDFDITCSPGRLPKGVDVRGNGGYVILPPHRSGKGLYTVIDSSPVAPAPGWLLDLLRPKAVAEPVRAADPEQRKPSEASPYETSAIDSEVSRLKAMRDAATPDGAEYKGEPWDATTFEVACKLFELANSDWTALTPDEVPLLVRAEAPRDAGFDGSRVEAKIDSARGKVGAKQRPAPVDNTSWLEEVTPRSGPSALTGRTLDRDEVALTAAGALSDAEQASRFADAELSGRFLHAPGLGWLQWDGRRWADTDESVVVESSRRYAKQLIIDATRRGADPDAIKALTRRLTKNAIRAVVELARGIDGVRVQASALDAHPDLLNVANGVVDLRSGGLRPHDPGLLLTRISPVPYLPDATHPDVSAALQAIPAETREWMQVRFGQAASGHPAPDDIVPITFGGGANGKSSVLGAVDTALGEHSGVVSARLMVGRAGDHPTELMQLRGLRLAISEELPEGHALDTKRLKDVSGTHAITARAIRRDNVSFPATHSLVLSSNYRPKIVDTDHGTWRRLALVTFPWRYAAAPSGPGQRTADQGLRQRLREGLDGQHEAALAWVVEGARRWYAAGRVLPPPPGRVAEDTLAWRRQSDLVLAYVHDRLEFDAAAMVPSLELYADFGDWMTNRGHSRWSEKTFSERFDSHEMVTERNVARARTRDHGGLSRRFEEANQAYAPGQQVRVHKGLRFRRLTEGAR, via the coding sequence ATGAGCGCTGACATGCACAAGGCCATCGCTACCGAGTTCGCAGGCTGGCCCCTGATCGAGATCTACAGCGCCGGCCCCGACGGCACCTGCCACTGCCCCGACGGGGCGACCTGCACCCGCGGCGCCGGCAAGCACCCGAAGGGATACTGGAAGGACGCCGCCCCCCTGACCGAACACGGGCGCACCCCGCGCGGGCTCGGCGTGCGCACCGGCGCGGAGGCTGGCTTCTGGGTGCTCGATGTCGACGAGGCCGGTGTCGAGCCGATGAAGGCCCTGATCGCCGAGCATGGGGGCTTCCCTGCGACGCGCAAGCACCAGACCGGCGGCGGCACCTGGCACTACTTCTTCACGATGCCGGACGACTTCGACATCACCTGCAGCCCCGGCCGACTGCCCAAGGGTGTCGACGTCCGCGGCAACGGTGGCTATGTCATCCTGCCCCCGCACCGCAGCGGCAAGGGCCTCTACACGGTCATCGACTCCTCCCCGGTTGCGCCGGCCCCGGGGTGGCTCCTCGACCTGCTGCGCCCGAAGGCCGTCGCGGAGCCCGTCCGGGCGGCCGACCCTGAGCAGCGGAAGCCGAGCGAGGCGAGTCCTTATGAGACCAGCGCCATCGACAGCGAGGTCTCCCGCCTCAAGGCCATGCGCGACGCCGCGACCCCCGACGGCGCGGAGTACAAGGGCGAGCCATGGGACGCCACCACCTTCGAGGTCGCCTGCAAGCTCTTCGAGCTCGCCAACAGCGACTGGACGGCTCTCACGCCCGACGAAGTGCCGCTTCTCGTAAGGGCTGAGGCCCCTCGCGACGCTGGCTTCGATGGCTCCCGGGTGGAGGCGAAGATCGACAGTGCCCGCGGCAAGGTCGGCGCGAAGCAGCGGCCGGCGCCCGTCGACAACACCTCATGGCTCGAGGAGGTGACGCCGCGCAGCGGGCCCTCGGCTTTGACCGGGCGCACCTTGGACCGCGATGAGGTCGCCCTGACGGCGGCCGGCGCACTGTCCGACGCCGAGCAGGCCTCACGCTTCGCCGACGCCGAACTGAGCGGGCGGTTCCTCCATGCGCCCGGCCTGGGCTGGCTTCAGTGGGATGGTCGGCGCTGGGCCGACACCGACGAGTCCGTCGTGGTCGAGTCGTCCCGCCGATACGCCAAGCAACTCATCATCGACGCGACCAGGCGCGGCGCGGATCCTGACGCGATCAAGGCCCTAACCCGGCGCCTCACCAAGAACGCGATCCGCGCCGTCGTCGAACTCGCGCGCGGTATCGACGGCGTGCGGGTGCAGGCCTCGGCCTTGGACGCCCACCCCGACCTGCTCAACGTCGCGAACGGTGTTGTCGACCTCCGCTCGGGTGGCCTCCGACCGCACGACCCCGGCCTACTGCTCACGCGGATCTCACCGGTTCCCTACCTCCCCGACGCCACCCACCCAGACGTGTCGGCTGCACTGCAGGCCATACCGGCAGAGACCCGCGAATGGATGCAGGTGCGGTTCGGGCAGGCCGCCTCCGGCCACCCGGCCCCCGACGACATCGTGCCCATCACCTTCGGGGGCGGAGCCAACGGCAAGTCCTCGGTGCTGGGGGCCGTCGACACCGCACTCGGCGAGCATTCCGGCGTCGTCTCAGCCCGCCTCATGGTCGGCCGGGCAGGGGATCACCCCACGGAACTCATGCAGCTCCGTGGTCTGAGGCTCGCGATCTCCGAAGAACTCCCCGAGGGGCATGCCCTAGACACCAAGCGCCTGAAGGACGTCTCCGGGACGCATGCGATCACGGCGCGCGCGATTCGCCGGGACAACGTGTCGTTCCCCGCCACCCACAGCCTGGTGCTGTCGAGCAACTACCGACCCAAGATCGTCGACACAGACCACGGCACCTGGCGCCGCCTCGCGCTCGTCACCTTCCCCTGGCGCTACGCCGCTGCGCCATCTGGGCCTGGCCAGCGCACCGCTGATCAGGGGCTGCGGCAGCGCCTGCGTGAGGGCCTGGATGGCCAACACGAGGCCGCCCTCGCTTGGGTCGTCGAGGGCGCACGGCGTTGGTATGCCGCCGGGCGTGTCCTGCCGCCGCCCCCCGGGCGCGTCGCCGAGGACACCCTGGCGTGGCGGCGGCAGTCCGACCTCGTACTCGCCTACGTTCACGACCGCCTCGAGTTCGACGCTGCGGCGATGGTCCCCTCCCTCGAGCTCTACGCAGACTTCGGCGACTGGATGACGAACCGCGGCCACAGCAGGTGGAGCGAGAAGACCTTCTCCGAGCGCTTCGACAGCCACGAAATGGTCACCGAACGCAACGTCGCGCGGGCCCGCACGCGGGACCACGGAGGCCTGTCACGCCGGTTCGAGGAGGCCAACCAGGCCTACGCGCCCGGCCAACAGGTCCGCGTCCACAAGGGGCTGCGATTCCGACGCCTCACCGAGGGGGCGCGATGA
- the lipB gene encoding lipoyl(octanoyl) transferase LipB produces the protein MRIVHLGFSPDLVDYEQGWQAQREVHAQVVDGTLPDTTLLLEHAAVYTAGKRTEPHERPVDGTPVIDVDRGGKITWHGPGQLVGYPIVSLPEVPIDVVAHVRRLEEVMIRTTAEFGVETVRVAGRSGVWVLADDRGPDRKLGAIGVRVSRRVTMHGFALNCDADLSWADAIIPCGIADAGVSTLTLEAGRRITVQDVLPYAEKHLSEVLGAGVR, from the coding sequence ATGCGGATCGTTCACCTGGGCTTCTCCCCCGACCTCGTCGACTACGAGCAGGGCTGGCAGGCCCAACGGGAGGTCCACGCCCAGGTCGTCGACGGCACCCTCCCGGACACCACGCTGCTGCTCGAGCACGCGGCGGTGTACACCGCCGGCAAGCGCACCGAGCCGCACGAGCGGCCCGTCGACGGCACCCCCGTCATCGACGTCGATCGCGGCGGTAAGATCACCTGGCACGGCCCCGGCCAGCTCGTCGGGTACCCCATCGTGAGCCTGCCCGAGGTGCCGATCGACGTCGTCGCCCACGTGCGGCGCCTCGAGGAGGTGATGATCCGCACCACGGCCGAGTTCGGCGTCGAGACGGTGCGGGTCGCGGGTCGCAGCGGGGTGTGGGTGCTGGCCGACGACCGCGGCCCGGACCGCAAGCTCGGGGCGATCGGGGTGCGGGTGAGCCGGCGGGTGACGATGCACGGCTTCGCGCTGAACTGCGACGCCGACCTGTCGTGGGCCGACGCGATCATCCCCTGCGGCATCGCCGATGCCGGCGTCTCGACGCTCACGCTCGAAGCCGGTCGCCGGATCACCGTCCAGGACGTCCTGCCCTACGCCGAGAAGCACCTGAGCGAGGTCCTCGGCGCAGGGGTGCGCTGA
- a CDS encoding RDD family protein codes for MTSPPRALSPQGASLGRRFAAWAIDWVMCLFIVFGLLPYDIVLEPGAEPPLFLGVPQSSWALMGVFAALNIVLVSLTGSTVGHRLLGLQVWQVRPGSFPLQVVVRTALLCLFVPAIITRADGRAWHDSVAGTRIVRA; via the coding sequence GTGACGTCGCCACCTCGAGCTTTGTCCCCCCAGGGTGCGTCGCTGGGGCGTCGGTTCGCGGCCTGGGCCATCGACTGGGTGATGTGCCTGTTCATCGTCTTCGGGCTCCTTCCCTATGACATCGTCCTCGAGCCCGGGGCCGAGCCACCCCTGTTCCTCGGGGTGCCGCAGAGCTCGTGGGCGCTGATGGGAGTCTTCGCCGCCCTGAACATCGTCCTGGTCAGCCTCACCGGATCAACCGTCGGCCACCGACTGCTCGGGTTGCAGGTGTGGCAGGTCCGCCCGGGCTCCTTCCCCCTCCAGGTCGTCGTGCGCACGGCCCTGCTGTGCCTCTTCGTGCCTGCGATCATCACCCGCGCCGACGGTCGGGCCTGGCACGACTCGGTGGCCGGTACGCGCATCGTCCGGGCCTGA
- a CDS encoding tyrosine-type recombinase/integrase: MAASLVEDRWTVRDRATGKRVPSAVHGKGSRWRARYIDPQGKEQAKRFARKVDAERWIEVQRAGVLRGDHVSVRDARTTVEDWCQQWLVAYGTRKASTVRQARTHVAQIEAEFGPLALVDVKPSAVKAWTARLANEGKAKSYVYALHRRLSQIMGDAVHDGLIPRNPCSRRTSPGAGSQRPYVATTEQVWAIHDAIEAHARPAILLGAFAGLRVSEAAALRRDDVDFMRGVIHPAIQWGDEPLKTETSRTSIPIPRELATMLATDEPTIVAGAYGRPVGPWQIERAFREARAKVAGLPEGFRFHDLRHYFASMLIASGLDVKVVQARLRHASATTTLNVYGHLFPDADETSRAAVSAVLAMRPVTASTDTFTETTMP, from the coding sequence ATGGCCGCATCACTGGTCGAGGACCGCTGGACCGTTCGTGACCGCGCCACGGGCAAGCGCGTCCCCAGTGCTGTCCACGGCAAGGGCTCCCGCTGGCGCGCACGCTACATCGATCCGCAGGGCAAGGAGCAGGCCAAGCGGTTTGCGCGCAAGGTTGACGCCGAGCGGTGGATCGAAGTACAGCGTGCTGGCGTTCTCCGCGGCGACCACGTCTCGGTTCGCGATGCCCGCACGACAGTCGAGGACTGGTGCCAGCAGTGGCTCGTCGCCTATGGCACGCGCAAGGCGTCGACAGTGCGTCAGGCGCGTACTCACGTCGCACAGATCGAGGCCGAGTTCGGCCCTCTGGCCCTGGTCGACGTCAAGCCCTCAGCGGTCAAGGCATGGACGGCTCGGCTCGCCAATGAGGGCAAGGCCAAGTCCTACGTCTACGCGCTGCATCGACGTCTCAGCCAGATCATGGGCGACGCGGTGCATGACGGTCTCATCCCTCGCAACCCTTGCTCGAGGCGCACCTCGCCGGGTGCCGGCTCGCAGCGGCCCTACGTTGCCACCACGGAGCAGGTGTGGGCGATCCATGACGCCATCGAGGCCCACGCTCGGCCGGCCATCCTGCTCGGGGCGTTCGCTGGTCTGCGTGTGAGCGAGGCAGCAGCGCTACGTCGAGACGACGTCGACTTCATGCGCGGCGTGATTCATCCGGCCATCCAGTGGGGTGACGAGCCACTGAAGACCGAGACGTCGCGGACCTCGATCCCGATTCCGCGTGAACTCGCCACCATGCTGGCCACCGACGAGCCGACCATCGTGGCCGGTGCCTACGGTCGCCCAGTCGGGCCGTGGCAGATCGAGCGGGCCTTCCGCGAGGCGCGGGCGAAGGTCGCGGGCCTGCCGGAGGGCTTCCGCTTCCATGACCTCCGGCACTACTTCGCCTCGATGCTCATCGCGTCCGGGCTCGACGTGAAGGTGGTCCAGGCGCGCCTGCGGCATGCCAGCGCGACGACGACCCTCAACGTCTACGGTCACCTGTTCCCAGATGCCGACGAGACGTCGAGAGCTGCCGTGAGCGCTGTCCTCGCGATGCGCCCGGTCACTGCTAGTACGGACACATTCACGGAAACAACGATGCCCTGA
- a CDS encoding MMPL family transporter has protein sequence MSADSRRPRPALLGAVVVLLIWLVVAGLGGAAQSKLTGVQTNDNSTFLPENAESTLVSEAVARFASSDSLPYLVVFTRADGAPLATPDLESVGRFAAGVPTLALPELGDGVVLGDFLVGDAPLVPIPSQDGAAALLSVPLDGVTGTAASGETSALVEGADALRASIEETLVPAGLSANVGGPGGLIADFAEAFAGIDGILLAVALSVVLVILLIVYRSPILPFAVLLSAVFGLSAASLVVYQLAVNDVITLSGQSQGILFILVVGAATDYALLLVSRFKEALHDEASAWVALKRAWFGAVEPIVASAATVILGLLCLLLAELRSTSGLGPVGALGIAGAMLASLTFLPAVLLLFGRKVFWPFVPKLDHVHAEDVVGTRGIWGRVADLVGKHPRRTWVLTLAALLAAAAFAPTFTASGSTIEETFLDDTDAIVAQRVIGEHFPAGSATPVQVVVPQADADAALAVVTADAGVESAFIGLVPPVSGAPAVAPPVVDGNVLIQATTTAASDTADARDTVERLRSDLDAVSPQALVGGNAATNLDVLDASARDLKVLVPTILLVIFLVLSLLLRSIVAPLLLVAANLVSFAATIGIAALVFEYGFGFTGGDPAIPLYGFVFLVALGIDYSIFLMTRVREEALVRGTRPGILVGLAVTGGVITSAGIVLAATFSALAVLPLVFLVQIAFIVAFGVLLDTFVVRSLLVPAAAYDLGPPVWWPKFLRADLRKDEELSPIP, from the coding sequence ATGTCCGCCGATTCGCGTCGCCCCCGCCCGGCCCTCCTCGGTGCGGTCGTCGTCCTGCTCATCTGGCTCGTCGTGGCCGGTCTCGGCGGTGCCGCCCAGAGCAAGCTGACGGGGGTGCAGACGAACGACAACTCGACGTTCCTGCCCGAGAACGCCGAGTCCACGCTGGTCAGCGAGGCAGTGGCCCGGTTCGCGAGCAGTGACTCGCTGCCCTACCTCGTCGTCTTCACCCGGGCCGACGGTGCCCCGCTCGCCACCCCCGACCTGGAGTCCGTGGGCCGCTTCGCCGCGGGCGTGCCGACCCTGGCGCTGCCCGAACTCGGTGACGGCGTGGTGCTCGGTGACTTCCTCGTCGGCGACGCACCCCTGGTCCCGATCCCCTCGCAGGACGGTGCCGCCGCCCTGCTCAGCGTGCCGCTCGACGGCGTCACCGGAACGGCGGCCAGCGGTGAGACCTCAGCCCTGGTCGAGGGTGCGGATGCCCTGCGGGCGAGCATCGAGGAGACGCTGGTCCCCGCCGGGTTGTCGGCCAACGTGGGAGGGCCGGGTGGCCTCATCGCCGACTTCGCCGAGGCGTTCGCCGGGATCGACGGCATCCTGCTCGCCGTGGCCCTCAGCGTGGTGCTCGTCATCCTGCTCATCGTCTACCGCAGCCCGATCCTGCCGTTCGCCGTGCTGCTGAGCGCCGTGTTCGGGTTGAGCGCCGCCTCGCTGGTCGTCTACCAGCTCGCCGTCAACGACGTCATCACGCTGTCGGGTCAGTCGCAGGGCATCCTGTTCATCCTCGTCGTGGGAGCCGCGACCGACTACGCGCTGCTCCTCGTCAGCCGCTTCAAGGAGGCCCTGCACGACGAGGCCAGCGCCTGGGTCGCCCTCAAGCGGGCCTGGTTCGGGGCGGTCGAACCGATCGTCGCGTCGGCCGCCACGGTGATCCTCGGCCTGCTCTGCCTGCTGCTCGCCGAGCTGCGCAGCACGTCGGGTCTCGGGCCGGTCGGTGCGCTCGGGATCGCCGGCGCCATGCTCGCCTCGCTGACCTTCCTGCCCGCCGTGCTGCTGCTCTTCGGCCGCAAGGTCTTCTGGCCCTTCGTGCCCAAGCTCGACCACGTGCACGCCGAGGACGTCGTCGGCACCCGGGGGATCTGGGGCCGCGTGGCCGACCTCGTCGGGAAGCACCCGCGGCGCACCTGGGTGCTCACCCTCGCCGCGCTGCTCGCGGCGGCGGCCTTTGCCCCGACCTTCACGGCGAGCGGGTCGACCATCGAGGAGACCTTCCTCGACGACACCGACGCGATCGTCGCGCAGCGGGTCATCGGCGAACACTTCCCGGCCGGGTCGGCCACCCCGGTGCAGGTCGTCGTGCCGCAGGCCGATGCGGATGCCGCGCTTGCCGTGGTCACCGCCGACGCCGGGGTCGAGAGCGCCTTCATCGGACTGGTCCCGCCGGTGTCAGGAGCACCCGCCGTCGCGCCCCCCGTCGTCGACGGAAACGTCCTCATCCAAGCGACGACGACGGCGGCCTCGGACACCGCCGACGCGCGCGACACCGTGGAGCGGCTGCGCTCCGACCTCGACGCGGTGTCGCCCCAGGCGCTCGTCGGTGGAAACGCCGCCACGAACCTCGACGTCCTCGACGCGAGCGCCCGTGACCTCAAGGTTCTCGTGCCGACGATCCTCCTCGTGATCTTCCTCGTCCTGTCCCTGCTGCTGCGCTCCATCGTCGCGCCACTGCTGCTCGTCGCGGCCAACCTCGTCTCCTTCGCGGCGACCATCGGTATCGCCGCACTGGTCTTCGAGTACGGCTTCGGCTTCACCGGGGGAGACCCCGCGATCCCGCTCTACGGGTTCGTGTTCCTCGTGGCGCTCGGCATCGACTACTCGATCTTCCTCATGACCCGCGTGCGTGAGGAGGCCCTGGTCAGGGGGACGCGACCCGGCATCCTCGTCGGTCTCGCCGTGACGGGAGGCGTGATCACCAGCGCCGGCATCGTGCTCGCGGCGACGTTCTCGGCCTTGGCGGTGCTGCCTCTCGTCTTCCTCGTTCAGATCGCCTTCATCGTCGCCTTCGGGGTGCTGCTCGACACCTTCGTCGTCCGTTCCCTGCTGGTGCCCGCGGCGGCCTACGACCTCGGCCCGCCGGTCTGGTGGCCGAAGTTCCTGAGAGCCGATCTCAGGAAGGACGAGGAACTTTCGCCAATCCCGTGA
- a CDS encoding DUF4191 domain-containing protein, producing the protein MSEQPEKKTGRIAQARQAYSAIKSLDPKLGWWMLFAALGTAALLLAGGFLLGGWWRWYAALVAIPSALLAAVIVMNRRGNTAMYKALDGQVGATGATLTGLGRRGWYAAQEPVALEGARGTRPSDMVDAAMVFRALGRPGVVLLGEGPPARVNKLLKQEEKKVARVAPGVPVHLWVVGDGEGQVPVKKVASKLTRMRPVLTKAETAVVNKRLKSLGGMRPPIPKGVDPTRARVDRKAMRGK; encoded by the coding sequence GTGTCCGAACAGCCCGAGAAGAAGACCGGCCGCATCGCCCAGGCCCGGCAGGCGTACAGCGCGATCAAGAGCCTGGACCCCAAGCTCGGATGGTGGATGTTGTTCGCCGCCCTCGGCACGGCTGCGCTGTTGCTCGCTGGTGGCTTCCTCCTCGGTGGTTGGTGGCGCTGGTACGCCGCGCTCGTGGCGATCCCGTCTGCGCTGCTCGCGGCGGTGATCGTGATGAACCGACGCGGCAACACGGCGATGTACAAGGCCCTCGATGGTCAGGTCGGCGCCACCGGGGCCACACTCACCGGGCTCGGCCGCCGCGGGTGGTACGCCGCCCAGGAGCCCGTCGCCCTCGAGGGCGCTCGCGGCACCCGACCGAGCGACATGGTGGATGCCGCGATGGTTTTCCGCGCGCTGGGACGCCCCGGCGTGGTGCTCCTCGGTGAGGGCCCGCCGGCCCGGGTCAACAAGCTGCTCAAGCAGGAGGAGAAGAAGGTCGCCCGTGTGGCTCCCGGCGTTCCGGTGCACCTGTGGGTCGTCGGTGACGGCGAGGGCCAGGTGCCGGTGAAGAAGGTGGCGAGCAAGCTGACCCGGATGCGCCCGGTGCTGACCAAGGCCGAGACGGCCGTGGTCAACAAGCGGCTGAAGTCGCTCGGCGGCATGCGTCCTCCGATCCCCAAGGGTGTCGACCCCACGCGGGCCCGCGTCGACCGCAAGGCCATGCGCGGTAAGTAA
- the glnA gene encoding type I glutamate--ammonia ligase, whose translation MFSSAEEVLDFIKAEDVKFVDVRFCDLPGVMQHFNVPAKTVDIDFFTNGQMFDGSSIRGFQAIHESDMKLVPDPKSAYLDPFRVEKTLIMNFSIVDPFTGEPYSRDPRNIAAKAEAYLKSTGIADTAFFGAEAEFYVFDDVRFETKANASYYYIDSVEAAWNTGRVEEGGNRGYKTRYKGGYFPVPPVDHFADTRDKICLKMAEVGLEVERSHHEVGTAGQQEINYRFGTLLQSGDDMMKFKYVVKNTVWEEGKTATFMPKPIFGDNGSGMHTHQSLWKDGEPLFYDERGYGGLSDLARWYIGGLLKHAPALLAFTNPTVNSYHRLVPGYEAPVNLVYSARNRSACVRIPIAGDSPKAKRIEFRIPDPSSNPYLCFAAQLMAGLDGIKNRIEPPEPVDKDLYELPPEEHEAIAQVPGSLPEVLDALQADHEFLLEGDVFTEDLIATWIEWKRKNEVDPIRFRPHPHEFEMYFDI comes from the coding sequence GTGTTCAGCTCCGCCGAGGAAGTCCTCGACTTCATCAAGGCCGAGGACGTCAAGTTCGTCGACGTCCGTTTCTGTGACCTGCCGGGGGTCATGCAGCACTTCAACGTGCCGGCCAAGACGGTTGACATCGACTTCTTCACCAACGGCCAGATGTTCGACGGGTCCTCGATCCGTGGCTTCCAGGCCATCCACGAGTCCGACATGAAGCTCGTGCCGGACCCCAAGAGCGCCTACCTCGACCCCTTCCGGGTCGAGAAGACGCTCATCATGAACTTCTCGATCGTCGACCCCTTCACGGGCGAGCCGTACAGCCGTGACCCGCGCAACATCGCCGCGAAGGCCGAGGCCTACCTGAAGTCCACCGGGATCGCCGACACCGCGTTCTTCGGTGCCGAGGCCGAGTTCTACGTCTTCGACGACGTGCGCTTCGAGACCAAGGCCAACGCCAGCTACTACTACATCGACTCCGTCGAGGCGGCCTGGAACACCGGTCGCGTCGAGGAGGGCGGCAACCGCGGCTACAAGACCCGCTACAAGGGCGGCTACTTTCCCGTCCCGCCGGTCGACCACTTCGCCGACACCCGCGACAAGATCTGCCTGAAGATGGCCGAGGTCGGCCTCGAGGTCGAGCGCAGCCACCACGAGGTGGGCACCGCCGGCCAGCAGGAGATCAACTACCGCTTCGGCACGCTGCTGCAGTCCGGCGACGACATGATGAAGTTCAAGTACGTCGTCAAGAACACCGTCTGGGAAGAGGGCAAGACCGCCACCTTCATGCCGAAGCCGATCTTCGGCGACAACGGCTCGGGTATGCACACCCACCAGTCCCTGTGGAAGGACGGCGAGCCGCTCTTCTACGACGAGCGCGGCTACGGCGGCCTCTCGGACCTCGCCCGCTGGTACATCGGCGGACTGCTCAAGCACGCCCCGGCGCTGCTGGCCTTCACCAACCCGACGGTGAACTCCTACCACCGCCTGGTTCCCGGCTACGAGGCCCCGGTCAACCTCGTGTACTCCGCCCGCAACCGCTCCGCCTGCGTGCGCATCCCGATCGCCGGCGACAGCCCGAAGGCCAAGCGCATCGAGTTCCGCATCCCCGACCCGTCCTCCAACCCCTACCTGTGCTTCGCGGCGCAGCTCATGGCTGGCCTGGACGGCATCAAGAACCGCATCGAGCCCCCGGAGCCGGTGGACAAGGACCTCTACGAGCTGCCGCCGGAGGAGCACGAGGCCATCGCCCAGGTTCCCGGCTCACTGCCCGAGGTGCTGGACGCCCTCCAGGCCGACCACGAGTTCCTGCTCGAGGGTGACGTCTTCACCGAGGACCTCATCGCGACCTGGATCGAGTGGAAGCGCAAGAACGAGGTGGACCCGATCCGCTTCCGCCCACACCCGCACGAGTTCGAGATGTACTTCGACATCTGA
- the lipA gene encoding lipoyl synthase, giving the protein MTVAPEGRRMLRVEARNAQTPIERKPEWIRTTAKMGPEYTAIHSLVKGEGLHTVCQEAGCPNIFECWEDREATFLIGGDTCTRRCDFCDIATGRPQALDLDEPRRVAESVRTMGLRYSTVTGVARDDLPDGAAGLYAETIRQIHALNPTTGVEILPPDFGAQPELVGQVFDARPEVFAHNLETVPRIFKRIRPAFTYDKSLKVLSMAREASLVTKSNLILGMGEEDHEIEEAIRDLHDAGCDILTITQYLRPSPKHHPIDRWVKPEEFVHWSARAEDIGFKGVMAGPLVRSSYRAGRLWATAMNRWGRPIPEHLAHLEAASGDPARQEAASLVAAAARTVS; this is encoded by the coding sequence GTGACTGTCGCACCCGAGGGACGCCGCATGCTGCGGGTGGAGGCGCGCAACGCGCAGACCCCGATCGAGCGCAAGCCGGAATGGATCCGCACGACGGCGAAGATGGGGCCCGAGTACACGGCCATCCACTCGCTGGTCAAGGGTGAGGGTCTGCACACCGTCTGCCAGGAAGCCGGCTGTCCGAACATCTTCGAGTGCTGGGAGGACCGTGAGGCCACTTTCCTCATCGGTGGGGACACCTGCACCCGGCGGTGCGACTTCTGCGACATCGCCACCGGCCGCCCGCAGGCCCTGGACCTCGACGAGCCGCGCCGGGTCGCCGAGTCGGTGCGCACGATGGGGCTGCGCTACTCGACCGTGACCGGGGTGGCCCGCGACGACCTGCCCGATGGTGCCGCGGGGCTCTACGCCGAGACGATCCGCCAGATCCACGCGCTGAACCCCACCACCGGGGTCGAGATCCTGCCTCCCGACTTCGGGGCCCAGCCCGAGCTCGTCGGTCAGGTCTTCGATGCCCGGCCCGAGGTGTTCGCGCACAACCTGGAGACGGTGCCGCGCATCTTCAAGCGGATCCGTCCGGCGTTCACGTACGACAAGTCCCTCAAGGTGCTGTCGATGGCGCGGGAGGCCTCGCTGGTCACCAAGTCCAACCTCATCCTCGGGATGGGCGAGGAGGACCACGAGATCGAGGAGGCCATCCGCGACCTGCACGACGCCGGCTGCGACATCCTCACGATCACCCAGTACCTGCGCCCCTCACCCAAGCACCACCCGATCGACCGCTGGGTCAAGCCCGAGGAGTTCGTGCACTGGTCCGCACGCGCCGAGGACATCGGGTTCAAGGGCGTCATGGCGGGCCCGCTCGTGCGCTCGTCGTACCGGGCCGGTCGGTTGTGGGCCACGGCGATGAACCGGTGGGGGCGTCCGATCCCCGAGCACCTGGCGCACCTCGAGGCGGCGTCGGGCGACCCGGCGCGTCAGGAGGCGGCATCGTTGGTGGCGGCGGCGGCGCGCACCGTATCCTGA
- a CDS encoding helix-turn-helix transcriptional regulator, whose protein sequence is MTDSLLTTEEVAAMVHLSPATIRWHRHRGTGPRGFSPPGMRRVLYRASEVERWIAAGEPAATSA, encoded by the coding sequence ATGACCGATTCACTTCTCACAACCGAGGAAGTCGCCGCGATGGTGCACCTCTCCCCCGCGACCATCCGCTGGCACCGCCACCGCGGCACCGGCCCGCGCGGCTTCTCCCCGCCCGGCATGCGGCGTGTGCTCTACCGCGCATCCGAGGTCGAGCGCTGGATCGCCGCAGGCGAACCGGCCGCCACGTCCGCCTGA